From Nevskia ramosa DSM 11499, one genomic window encodes:
- a CDS encoding CmpA/NrtA family ABC transporter substrate-binding protein — protein sequence MSCPTPIKLGLLPLADAAPLFVARECGYFAGQGLDVSLSVEASWAGLRDKLAAGMLDAAQLLAPMPLAAQLGVDRLGVPFETALTLSRNGNAITVSNALHRRLDGPAPEPIATGAALKRVIDEDRAAGRPLRSFAHVFPFSSHHYLLRDWLADSGIDPDRDVKLVVVPPPLVLNALRDGRIDGYCVGAPWGYAAEVEGIGQRLLATHTIRPGCAEKVLGVTGDWAKRQPDAHLALVAALIEAGRWLEQPGNRAAAAQMLIDAKLVGAPDECLRYALRDDHDDLLSPQFIFGAGEMLSPHHDDARWFLRQMQRWGQTGDAVDIEGTVLASYRLQLHDQASSRATSVATPLLQ from the coding sequence GTGAGCTGCCCGACCCCCATCAAGCTGGGTCTGCTGCCGCTGGCCGATGCGGCGCCGCTGTTCGTGGCCCGCGAATGTGGCTATTTCGCCGGCCAGGGACTGGACGTCAGCTTGAGCGTCGAAGCCTCCTGGGCCGGCCTGCGCGACAAGCTCGCCGCCGGCATGCTCGATGCCGCCCAGTTGCTGGCGCCGATGCCGCTGGCTGCCCAACTGGGTGTCGACCGCCTCGGCGTGCCGTTCGAAACCGCGCTGACCCTGAGCCGCAACGGCAACGCGATCACTGTGTCGAACGCGCTGCATCGCCGGCTCGACGGCCCGGCGCCGGAACCGATCGCCACCGGTGCGGCGCTGAAGCGGGTGATCGACGAGGATCGCGCCGCTGGCCGGCCGCTGCGCAGCTTCGCCCACGTGTTCCCGTTCTCCAGTCACCACTATCTCTTGCGCGACTGGCTGGCCGACTCCGGCATTGATCCGGATCGCGACGTGAAGCTGGTCGTGGTGCCGCCGCCGCTGGTGCTGAACGCGCTGCGCGATGGCCGCATCGACGGCTACTGCGTCGGCGCGCCCTGGGGCTATGCGGCCGAAGTCGAAGGTATCGGTCAGCGCCTGCTGGCCACCCATACCATCCGCCCCGGCTGCGCCGAGAAAGTGCTTGGCGTCACCGGCGACTGGGCGAAACGTCAGCCGGACGCGCATCTGGCGCTGGTCGCGGCGCTGATCGAAGCCGGACGTTGGCTGGAGCAACCAGGCAATCGCGCCGCGGCGGCGCAGATGCTGATCGATGCGAAGCTGGTCGGTGCACCGGACGAGTGCCTGCGCTACGCGCTGCGCGACGATCACGACGATCTGCTCAGCCCGCAGTTCATCTTTGGTGCAGGCGAAATGCTGTCGCCGCACCACGACGATGCGCGCTGGTTCCTGCGCCAGATGCAGCGCTGGGGCCAGACCGGCGATGCCGTCGATATCGAAGGCACGGTGCTGGCCAGCTATCGCCTGCAGCTGCACGATCAGGCCAGCAGCCGCGCGACCTCGGTCGCGACGCCGCTGCTTCAGTAG
- a CDS encoding FMN-binding protein gives MLPSLGRATDLWTTFQTPTAFLTEVFGSTPPPPKVLMLDAAAQAKLTAAFGRAYPQAQLRYWKADGRSAWILDDIGKVGYQLTTSGFVVKDGSIDSARVLIYRESRGEQIAEASWLKKITGAKLAGAKLDKTVDNISGATLSVKMMERMAATALVLDSMAAA, from the coding sequence ATGCTCCCCTCGCTCGGCAGAGCCACTGATTTGTGGACCACCTTCCAGACGCCGACCGCGTTCCTGACCGAAGTCTTCGGCAGCACGCCGCCGCCACCCAAGGTGCTGATGCTCGATGCCGCCGCGCAGGCCAAACTCACTGCCGCGTTTGGCCGGGCTTATCCGCAGGCGCAGCTGCGCTACTGGAAAGCCGATGGTCGCAGCGCCTGGATTCTCGACGACATCGGCAAGGTCGGCTATCAGCTGACCACCTCCGGCTTCGTCGTCAAGGACGGCAGCATCGATTCCGCCCGCGTGCTGATCTACCGCGAATCACGCGGCGAGCAGATTGCCGAAGCCTCGTGGCTGAAGAAGATCACCGGCGCCAAGCTGGCCGGCGCCAAGCTCGACAAGACCGTCGATAACATTTCCGGCGCCACCCTGTCGGTGAAGATGATGGAGCGCATGGCGGCAACGGCGCTGGTGCTCGACAGCATGGCAGCGGCCTGA
- a CDS encoding FAD:protein FMN transferase codes for MVRPQLRHARDTQPGANAVSHFLARQTTYRHRYLAMGTTITVTVVSNRRSRREVDRVMAEVQQDMIAFGRDAWAWGPGALSAFNQKLLAGRTAAVPPVLKDLFAKAWAIREACRGRFEPRVAALVRLWGFDDPARLRSVPPQADDIETLIEALHAAPEYDGGASYGPAPNVAWDFGAIGKGFIVDQMLDLLARAGFPDATIDAGGHVGARGYRDGRPWRVGIRDPFDGGEQEYVLASVQPGERSVVTHGDEQRAFEHQGRRYSHLLDPLSGWPAEGLRSLTVIHADGAMADAAGAALFVAGPQHWPALAHQLGLDRVLALTSDGEAQLTPMLAAELSWKREMKIRVVG; via the coding sequence ATGGTCCGACCGCAGCTGCGGCATGCGCGGGACACTCAGCCCGGCGCCAATGCGGTCAGTCATTTCCTGGCCCGTCAGACCACCTATCGCCATCGCTATCTGGCGATGGGCACGACGATCACGGTGACCGTGGTGTCGAACCGCCGCTCGCGCCGCGAAGTCGACCGGGTGATGGCCGAGGTGCAGCAGGACATGATCGCCTTCGGTCGCGATGCCTGGGCCTGGGGGCCCGGTGCCTTGTCGGCGTTCAACCAGAAATTGCTGGCCGGGCGCACTGCTGCCGTGCCGCCTGTGCTGAAGGACTTGTTCGCCAAGGCCTGGGCGATCCGCGAAGCCTGTCGCGGCCGGTTCGAGCCGAGAGTCGCCGCCCTGGTGCGGCTCTGGGGTTTCGACGATCCGGCGCGGCTGCGCAGCGTGCCGCCCCAGGCGGACGATATCGAAACCTTGATCGAAGCCCTGCACGCCGCACCCGAGTACGACGGTGGCGCCAGTTACGGCCCGGCGCCGAACGTGGCCTGGGATTTCGGCGCCATCGGCAAGGGCTTCATCGTCGACCAGATGCTCGACCTGCTGGCGCGCGCCGGCTTTCCGGACGCCACCATCGATGCCGGCGGCCATGTCGGCGCGCGCGGCTACCGGGATGGCCGGCCGTGGCGGGTCGGCATCCGCGATCCTTTCGACGGCGGCGAGCAGGAGTACGTGCTGGCCAGCGTGCAGCCGGGCGAACGCTCGGTGGTCACCCATGGCGATGAGCAGCGCGCCTTCGAGCACCAAGGCCGCCGCTACTCGCATCTGCTCGATCCGCTGAGCGGCTGGCCGGCGGAAGGGCTGCGCTCGCTGACCGTGATCCATGCCGATGGCGCGATGGCCGATGCGGCCGGTGCCGCCCTGTTCGTGGCCGGCCCGCAGCACTGGCCGGCGCTGGCCCATCAGCTCGGTCTGGACCGGGTGCTGGCACTGACCAGCGATGGCGAGGCGCAGCTGACGCCGATGCTCGCCGCGGAGCTGTCCTGGAAGCGGGAAATGAAGATTCGCGTCGTCGGCTGA
- a CDS encoding PepSY-associated TM helix domain-containing protein: MAAESASKSRPVHLARRLVRRLRRVAAPTSAKGVVARPKVKRSLTAVLRQWHQRIGLTAAFFVLWLGVSGTLLTRSNELGFDTARLRWDWLTAMYGLRAEAPRMGFEAAGHWMAATKENTLLDAKEVSPRLPAPVGFVSLAGPTGTQLYIGTPESLVITTMAGERIDELRPPVLPIGAVRRIGVTAAGAIVVQDFDAYESSDGGNTWTPVLPQSVTWSEPKPLPAEQRSNIEQFARPSILVEQVLIDLHSGRLFGVVGAWIITLIGVLALMLSISGVWTWWRIRQSRRKAANGG; encoded by the coding sequence ATGGCCGCCGAATCCGCCAGCAAGTCACGCCCGGTGCATCTGGCCCGGCGTCTCGTGCGTCGTCTGCGCAGAGTCGCTGCGCCGACCTCGGCGAAGGGCGTTGTGGCGCGGCCGAAGGTGAAACGCAGCCTGACTGCGGTGCTGCGCCAGTGGCACCAGCGCATCGGCCTCACCGCGGCGTTCTTCGTGCTCTGGCTCGGCGTCAGCGGCACCTTGCTGACGCGCAGCAACGAACTGGGCTTCGATACCGCAAGGCTGCGCTGGGATTGGCTGACGGCGATGTACGGCCTGCGCGCCGAAGCGCCGCGCATGGGCTTCGAGGCCGCGGGTCACTGGATGGCGGCGACCAAGGAAAACACCTTGCTCGATGCCAAGGAGGTATCGCCGAGGTTGCCGGCGCCGGTCGGCTTCGTGTCACTCGCCGGGCCCACCGGCACGCAGTTGTATATCGGCACGCCGGAAAGCCTGGTGATCACCACGATGGCCGGTGAGCGGATCGACGAACTGCGGCCGCCGGTGCTGCCGATCGGCGCTGTGCGCCGCATCGGCGTCACCGCTGCCGGGGCGATCGTGGTGCAGGATTTCGATGCCTACGAAAGCAGCGACGGCGGCAATACCTGGACGCCGGTGCTGCCGCAGTCGGTGACCTGGTCGGAGCCGAAGCCCTTGCCGGCCGAGCAGCGCAGCAACATCGAACAGTTCGCCCGGCCGTCGATCCTCGTCGAACAGGTGCTGATCGATCTTCACAGCGGCCGCCTGTTCGGCGTCGTCGGTGCCTGGATCATCACCCTCATCGGGGTGCTGGCGCTGATGCTGTCGATCAGTGGCGTCTGGACCTGGTGGCGCATCCGCCAGAGCCGGCGCAAGGCGGCCAACGGTGGCTGA
- a CDS encoding group I truncated hemoglobin → MKSFNKLVLATALSLSSLSAFAAGSETPEGKPQSTYPQISSDAYEKFGGEYGVARWTEALFKYIMADNRINHIFAAHGKVERQIALNKQLVGVMLGGPGVEYQGASMSAAHGEMGITLTQFNAVVEDAYLACEDVRTPYHTCNQLIAALAPFKRSIVTR, encoded by the coding sequence ATGAAGTCGTTCAACAAATTGGTACTCGCGACGGCGCTGAGCCTGTCGTCACTATCGGCCTTCGCCGCCGGTTCGGAAACACCGGAAGGCAAGCCTCAGTCGACCTATCCGCAGATCTCGTCGGATGCCTATGAGAAGTTCGGTGGCGAATATGGTGTCGCCCGTTGGACCGAAGCCTTGTTCAAATACATCATGGCCGACAACCGGATCAACCATATCTTCGCCGCCCATGGCAAGGTCGAACGCCAGATTGCGCTCAACAAGCAACTGGTCGGCGTGATGCTCGGTGGTCCCGGTGTCGAGTACCAGGGCGCCAGCATGAGTGCTGCACACGGCGAAATGGGCATCACGCTGACGCAGTTCAACGCGGTGGTGGAAGACGCCTATCTCGCCTGCGAAGACGTGCGTACCCCGTATCACACCTGCAACCAGTTGATTGCTGCACTGGCACCGTTCAAGCGTTCCATCGTTACCCGCTGA